ACCGTGTTACGAAAGTGGGGCAGGATTCTCTGTTTGTGACTAACAGTCTCTGTAAAACCTACCCGTTTGCGATGTTATTTCCAAGTCAAATCTGGTTCTGTGTTATCTAGCTAAGTTTCTATCTTTGTGAGTCCGCTAGCTGGTTTTGCCTATTTGGTAAGTGCAGTGTGATTAAAATGATGGTTGCATCGTACTGTATATTTTGCCATGGTTGCAGTATTCTTGAATTTATGTTTGTTACTCTTACTGCTGTTATATTCTCTTGAGATCTAGCTTCTCAACCTATCCTATTGATATACTTACTGTCATGTCTTAGCTAAATATTTAATTGAATAATTGTGTAATGCTTGCTAAATTATTGTATTTAATAGTATTATCTAGCCAGTCTTGTGCATGCTTTAAATAAGATGTCGTcctctttttaaaaaaaaaatcacttTAAGTTGTGTCCAAGACTTCAGTCTTGGATGAATTTATGGTACAAGTATCATGTGCAATTTGTAGGCTTAGTAAAATTCATGGCGGAACTGTTTCTTTAATAATATTGTGATAGAATGGTAAAACACACACACAGTCAGCCTCAGCATGAAAGAGTGCTACTGCTGTGTTGGCATAATCTATTGTGGTTATCTTGTTGTTTTGTTTCTCCACGCATATTCAAAGCAGATCAGCATGGCTATTGATGTCATTTTGTAGCATGTGTTGGTTATGAAAACATATTTTTGTGGCTTGTTTAATTGCATTTATATACTTTGTCGATTCTCAAATTATGGTGGCAGCCAGTtaaacaaatactccctctgtaaagaaatataagagcgtttatatttctttacggagggagtactggaGAATGCTTGAGGGATGATACCTCTCTGGGACCCAGACACTGAAGACTTGGTTGGACTATCTATATACTAATGGGAATCCATGTTATAGCACATAGTGTACTACTGTCGTAGTGAAGCATTTACATGGTAGTTAGGCTACTAGACCATGTTTTTAGTATAGTTGTCTTCTTGTGTGTATGAACATTATTTTTTCTTGGTGATCATCTTGGAAAGTGAAATGATCTATGGAGTTGCAGTTTCAATTGAATAATAGCTTGTGCACTTATTGGGCTGCATGGAGATTGATCCTGCAGGCTGGGATGTACTTATTGGGTGTGCTCTTTTAAGGCCACTGACTTGGTATtttttggaagtactgcttcaaggATTGCACAGAAATAATCATAACATGTTTAAGGAAACATTGCCGCTAAAAGAATCATGTGTATTGAATCTTGTTTGACAGGCTAGTCCTTAGGTATATTCCGCTTCTAGGCAGAACTAGTTAGGGTTGACATATGGTGTAACTAACTTCATTACTGATTACCGACatgtgtatgtataatctgaaattCATTCCCTCTTGAACAATATATCTCTGAATAATCACGTTTGTTTTGGTTGCCATTTGGTACAATGTGCAACTGATGGGCTAGGGAGATGCACTCACTAAAGTGCATGATATTCTAGTGTTGAGTCTCTTGGTTGGTTTTCATCTGGTGCTCCTCTGCTCCAGTTGCTTTCATACAAAGTTCTTGCAGTCAAAGTTCACGGTTTGTCTGGTTCAGTGTTCCCTTTTTGGTGATGATAGTTCATATCTGTTTTTTGTTCAGGGCAAATGTTTGATTATTTAGAATGGTTGTTGAGAGTACTTCAGTTTACTTATCTTCTGCCGGTGGTTTAGTTGGAATATTCCCTTACACTTGAATATGCATTACCAGTACATGTATGAACAAATTGACAGATGCCATGTGGGATTGGAATTTATTCTCTTTAGGTTTATGTAGCGTTTTTCCATAATGGTGCTGAAATAATATGTTTGCTTCCTGTGCAATTGCAGCTTAATCCCACTCGGGGTGGGAAGTTTGAGGTTGTTTTTGTTGCACCAACTGGCGAGGAGGTCAAGACCAAGAGAGCTTTAACCACATACCTAAAAGCACACCCTGGAGGCCCTGCTCTTTCAGAGTTCGTCTGGGCAACTGGTACATGCATTATCTCGTCATTCCTTGATTACTTTATTTATGATTTAGGTAGGACTATCATTATCCAATCAAAGTCTTGCCTATACTGAAAGATCCATAAGCAGGCAATACTCCCAGACGGTCCTCACGTCTAAGTGCAAAGCCTAAGGCTACTGAGAGCCCAGAAGACGAGAAACCCTCACGCCGAAGTGGAAAGTCTAAGGCTACCGAGAGCCCAGAAGATGAGAAGCCTGCCAAACGGGGAAGGCCCTCAAGCTCTAAGAAAGGCAAAAAGGGGAAACAGGAGGATGCAGAGGACGCAGAAGCTGAAAGTGGAGATCATGCTGATGCTGAAGAAGCCAAAGGCACTGAAGTGGAGATGAAAGATGCTGAAGAAGCCAAAGTCACTGACCTGGACCTGGAGATGAAAGAAGCTGACAGTGCTCAGGAAGAGAAGAAAGAGGAAGAGGCTGGAAGTTCGGTTGGAGAGAAGAAAGAGACCGACACTGTTGCTCAGGAAGAGAAGAAAGCGGCTGACACTGTTGCTCAGGAAGAGAAGAAAGCGGCTGACACTGTTGCTCAAGAAGAGAAGAAAGCGGCTGACACTGTTGCTCAGGAAGAGAAGAAAGCGGCTGACACTGTTGCTCAGGAAGAGAAGAAAGCGGCTGACACTGTTGCTCAAGAAGAGAAGATAGATGCCCCTGTCGCTGATGCTCCAGAGAAGACTGAAGAAGTGGAAGGTAAGGCAACTGAATCTGAAGTAGCTCCCGTGGAGGCTGAGATGTCTGACCCTGTAACAGAGAACAAGGAAAACGAGAAGCCAGCTGAATTTGAAGAAGTTCCCGTGGAGTTTGAGATGTCTGACCTTGTATCAGAGAACAAGGAAAACGAGAAGCCAGCTGAATCTGAAGAAGTCCCCGTGGAGTTTGAGATGTCTGCCCCTGTATTAGAAGAGCACAAGGAAGATGAGAAGGCAGCTGAATATGAAGTAGCTCCCGTGGAGGGTGAGAAAAGTGAAAACGGTATGGCAGTCGAATCCACAGTGCCACCTCCAGCATCTTCAGAGGAAAAGAAAGTAGAGGCAGATAGCACCATCAATCCGGCGACCCCTCCTCCAGTGGAGGTGAAGGCAGATGCTCCAGCGGCAGAGGCAGCAAAAGCCACGGAGAATCCAGCAGACAACACCGTCCCCGAAGAACAATCCGCCGTGAACGTCGACAACAATGGACAGATTCATCCAGGTGTTTCTCCCGTGAGGTGCATCTGAAGGTAGGTTCCGTGGACGACAGGCGAGGCGAGGCGAAACGGGGAACAAACCTGGTCTCTGTTTGCTTTGAGAACTGTAAGCGTGTTTAACCTGACAGCGCCTGTAATTGTAGGCCCTTTCCGCATACTTCACAGCTTGTTGTCTTATGAGGTGCTGCAGGGCAGCAGGCTGGCTTGTGCCGCCTCGGTCATTATTATCATTTGTAACTTGTTAGAGTGCACATTAATCTCAGGAGGACATAGACATAATACTTATGCTGCTGTTGTTGTAACCTGACGACCTTTATGCCTTTGCCTTGTGTTGTTATTCATAAATAAGCCATGGAGGCTTGAACATGTTTTGGGTTGGTAGCTGGGTAGGGTTCAGTTAATCTCTTCTGAAGATGTTTTAAGAAGATCAATTATAAGTTTGTTCTCAGATGTTTGCAGTACATCGTGAGTTTTCTTACTCCTGCAGTACAGGTGCAACCGCAACCATTTTATTGACAATATTTTGATCCTAGCGAGAAGATACATGATATTTACTAAAAATTGCGCTCGCTATAAAAATACTCCTTTCGTCTCAAAATAAGTGCTTAAAGTTTAGTATAATTTTGTATTAAAGATAATATaaatttgagacacttattttgagacggagggagtagaagtttttattttgatttttctgcagccattaTAAGTTTTTTCTCAAAGCATCTGCACCTGTCATGAAAATCCGACCCAGACGGGCCTCAAACGCTGAACGCTCGGGCTCCTCATATCTAGCTTAAATATGGGGCTGATATGCGGCGCCCTGGCGCGTTTGTAATGTAGGACTGACGATGGAGTCCCACACGGAATCGTTCAAAAACCAGGGCAGTCTGACGGACGCCTCCTCCGTCGTTGTAGTGTGAACATCACGTGGAGCCGCTCCGACTCGTCGATTGAGGCAAAATTTGGCTATTTAAGCCGGCCGGCGTGTCTCATACCTAGCCTATCCACCTTCTCCCTCTCTGTGCCACCATTCAAGCCCGTTCGTCTCCTCTTCCCCGTTCTCCCATGCTCTCCGGCATCGCCATGGTCCGATGAAAGATCACCATGTACGATATGCTCACGCCGGAGCACCGGAGGCAGATCGCGAAGGAGATCCAATCAAGGCGCGCCGCCCGCATAGTTCTCGGGCTGCCTTCGAACTTACCGGAGCCGGAGGAGAAGCAGGGGcagcagccggaggaggaggagggggaggaggaggaggaggagggagagcagcTCCCGGAGCCGATGAAGGTGGCAGATCCGGAGGAGGCCAAGGCGGAGCAGCCTGCTTCGGGGTTCATCATggcagaggcggaggcggagttcgcAGTCGTCCAAGCCACGGTGATGGCAGAGCAGCATGCTATTCTGGAGTCCATCCAAAATGAGGTCTATGTGGAGGCCAACTGGCAGTTCCTCCGGCTGGAGCAGACAGCGACCGACGTGCTCTTCGTCGAACTTGACACAGAGATAGAGGAGGAGGATGCCGGAGCGAAGGAGCCGGAGCTGCAGCTGCCGTCTATGTACCCGGAGGCAGGACAGAGATAGTCAACATCTCCGACGAGGAGTACCTAGATCGTCTATGTAGTATGTAGGTTATTTCGTTTGTATAattttgtatggatttgagaatcTAATATAAAATATTCGGATATAGCTGTGCTAATTTGAGAAGTGACCAGTCACTGTCCGCAGACGCGTCTGGACACATTCACGGACGTTTGAAGGTCATATTTGTCATATGTGGCTGTAGATGGTCTCATGGTACATCGTTGTTTCATGGCCTGTCGTACATGGTTTCTGGACTTCTGGTTTTATATCGCATTGCTCTCTCTAAATAGTAATTGATCGTCGAAATACTCGATGAAATTATTATACCCGATTGTGCTAACATACTCCCTACTTCCTCTGTACATAAATATACGACGCTTTAGAGATTTGACATAAAATGGCTTATATTTATGTACAGTGTGATTAACTCATATGTCTTGTCCTTCTTTTTTTGTTTGACAATCAATACCATGATATATTTATAGTAACTTCATATGTCTTGCCCTTGAACGCCTATAGTTTTTCCTAGTTCTTCCGCAACTTAAAGAGAGAATGAAAAGTACGAGACCTTCTTTAGCCCGAGTGCTTATTTCTGTTTCAGGATTGCTATGTGTTGAAACTTTTATTTATGTTAGTACTGGTAGAGAGGAGTAGGGCATAGCCGGAGATGACTCATTTGCCCGTCGTGTCGCTGACCTAGGAATGACATTGGATGATTGGTTCGGGGAGGGCGAAGAGGGTGCGTGGTTGTCATTGTCGTCGCAAATACAATTGGTGGGGGGCCTTTTCAAGGGAGGGGGCAGCACAATGAATACGATAACTTGGGTACGGCGAGCGATGCGTGGATGGTGGGGGCATGTAGTTCCGCCGGCATGTACGTGGGNNNNNNNNNNNNNNNNNNNNNNNNNNNNNNNNNNNNNNNNNNNNNNNNNNNNNNNNNNNNNNNNNNNNNNNNNNNNNNNNNNNNNNNNNNNNNNNNNNNNNNNNNNNNNNNNNNNNNNNNNNNNNNNNNNNNNNNNNNNNNNNNNNNNNNNNNNNNNNNNNNNNNNNNNNNNNNNNNNNNNNNNNNNNNNNNNNNNNNNNNNNNNNNNNNNNNNNNNNNNNNNNNNNNNNNNNNNNNNNNNNNNNNNNNNNNNNNNNNNNNNNNNNNNNNNNNNNNNNNNNNNNNNNNNNNNNNNNNNNNNNNNNNNNNNNNNNNNNNNNNNNNNNNNNNNNNNNNNNNGGGTGCACAGTCGTCAGTGATACAACACAATTTTTTTCTAGAGTACGCCAAAGGCGTACCTTACTTTTATAGAAGAGAAGAGCAACGAACAATGTACAAGAGAGTTACAGATGGAAGCGAACTTCCATCGGGGACACACACCCTACCACACCCTACAATTAACCTATGCCTACACTCTCACAAAACGTGCCATAGCCTCCTCCTCCCAAGCCCGCCAACCTCCACTCTTTGAGTTCCGCAATGATGGCAAGGGCCAAATCTGGCGCCGTCATCTGTTGATGAGTCCTGTGGAACACTCTAGCGTTGCGTTGCTTCCATAAAGCCCAAGTGGTCGCAATGATCACCGTGTCGAAACCACGCTTGGAGCCCTTCCTAAATTGAGCTCTCCTTGCCAGCCACCACTCCAGCAAATAGTCCTCCGGCTCCGGGATGCTGCCCTGTAGGCTCAGCGCCTCgaaaatgtagtgccacacttctCTAGCGTAAACGCACTGAGCAAGAATGAGTTCCGCGTTATCGTCTTCTTGAAGGCACGTGAAGCAGGCAGAAGAGGCGTCCTGAAGGCCGTGCCTCGCTCTTCTATCAGACGTCCAAATCCGGTGTTGAACTGCCAGCCAGACAAAAAAATTGCACTTGAGGAGGGCCCAACTCTTCCATATGCATGAGGCGTAAGGGACCCTCTCCGCacccaaacagagcctatgatacGTGGACTTGGCAGTGTGACTGCCAGAAGGGTCCGCCGGCTAGGAAAAGGAATCTTCACTGGAAGGGTCACGATTTACCGTACTGATCGCAAGGTTGAGGTGTAAAAGTTGCATGTGGCCACCAAAGTTAACTTCACCGGCAATGTCAAGCAACCATCTCGCATTTTCTAAGCCTTCCTCAACCGTGCGGCGGTTGATCGTTCTTATGTCCACCAAAGCATGAATGTAGGGTGCAATGTCTTTAACCGCGAAGCAATGAATCCATCTATCTCTCCAGAACAGAACTTTATTGCCCACCCCAACCGCAATGTGCACCATACTATCAAAGACCGCACGAGCCTCTTTGTCCACAACCATGGGTAGCCCTTGCCACGGCCTCTCGGGATCCGTccttctcaaccactcccaccTCACTCTCAAAGCCAAGCCTTGAAGTTGCATGTTGCGCACACCCAAACCTGCAAGCCAACCGAGTTCCAAGCCACCAAGCACTGACCCCCATTCACTTTCTCTTTGTCGGCCCAAAAGAAGGAGCGCATCCATTGGTCTAACTCTTCGAACACCCAGGATGGGGCCTCCGTGACCATGAAGTGATGGATTGGCTTGGCTGCGATTACGGACTTGACCAGCACGAGACGTCCCGGGCGGTGCAACAACCCCCTTTGCCAGGCCGGGGCAAACTTTTTGGCTTGATCGATCAAACTTTTTGGCTTGA
This window of the Triticum aestivum cultivar Chinese Spring chromosome 5D, IWGSC CS RefSeq v2.1, whole genome shotgun sequence genome carries:
- the LOC123122702 gene encoding methyl-CpG-binding domain-containing protein 11, producing the protein MASEGEHAAAGEQTPLKKAGEAEQGEELQAPSGWTKKLNPTRGGKFEVVFVAPTGEEVKTKRALTTYLKAHPGGPALSEFVWATGNTPRRSSRLSAKPKATESPEDEKPSRRSGKSKATESPEDEKPAKRGRPSSSKKGKKGKQEDAEDAEAESGDHADAEEAKGTEVEMKDAEEAKVTDLDLEMKEADSAQEEKKEEEAGSSVGEKKETDTVAQEEKKAADTVAQEEKKAADTVAQEEKKAADTVAQEEKKAADTVAQEEKKAADTVAQEEKIDAPVADAPEKTEEVEGKATESEVAPVEAEMSDPVTENKENEKPAEFEEVPVEFEMSDLVSENKENEKPAESEEVPVEFEMSAPVLEEHKEDEKAAEYEVAPVEGEKSENGMAVESTVPPPASSEEKKVEADSTINPATPPPVEVKADAPAAEAAKATENPADNTVPEEQSAVNVDNNGQIHPGVSPVRCI